A stretch of Fundicoccus culcitae DNA encodes these proteins:
- a CDS encoding oligosaccharide flippase family protein — MRNNFNSQDDESDLEKTIQFTEDDLKQLRSPNRQPLDGDYFTNSQSTKDDDDNRQDNSVFESDKEEEWEADSPLASNFENEAENEEDLYEDELLDDSYDEAYYTMDSTDDEPIERTTDTEPQPLGKSVDWDHGFIDEASLDEESQMGDWDNEVLEHPSDEVTPSESDAADVSEPEENPFVYHSIRNKLKESIEEEKTQDFKEREERKKNSFFKTLFSKEDEVRYSTHELDDLDDYNQFNSETEDLDEISEEATPEYDVFEETEAVAEPETETETPVYNEDAVTIDDYEEDIYSQVSAANTDFQMDDFLDEEPIDEPAGNQKPSFFSRVFKPTPTSSEDDNEPIKEEVSEDDISIDIEVETSELSADTPQPQEKMPRKGKKAKKKKRRKQQPPQINTSEPTPEGEPELTPEVEDGETDDFETDSAVVQEEVLADIDNDNDFDTYPSDEDEIQTDEADDLSQQAKAYGEKVSQATAQYSEPLITDQSLSEVRGQDDLTIESKAEDQIETNFTKGAAWLSIGNIVSRIIGALYVIPWASMFGEDYTRANTLYSVGYKPYSLFLAIATAGFPSAIAKQMSFYHSKKEYRVADKLFKNSMYIMIGTGLVSALILYIAAPFLSSMSATDDPAAGTIVIRSLTPALLILPAMSLLRGYFQGFDDMIPTAVSQILEQFVRVIYLLVATYAIMQVLSGTVTTAVAHSTFAAFVGALVSLLYLLFVYWRKRPLIKELIKESADNIELDFKQSGKIMIMDSIPFVILGSGIILAQIVDTYSFRQIIQATSTMLLSEISELYGVLSLDVDKLVMIIISLAIAIASSSVPSVTSLFAQKDYPRTSRLIQNIVTVFSFVMLPAAVGLASIANNMYFFFYPMGNEQGPTILVLGAYLSIVLGAYTILSTILQSMNFRRVAVKYLLIGLLIKVVLQFPFVSLLHANGAQLATLFAFLFTTAFMWIKIHRTIIIDYASLAKDLVVIVVSTALMGISTSLWNTVLDMLFGPVGRLLTFVKILIVVLIGMFIYLGIMALFGKLNIILGSRFKSLQDKLQVFY, encoded by the coding sequence ATGCGCAATAATTTTAATTCACAAGATGACGAATCTGATTTAGAGAAAACGATTCAATTTACTGAAGATGATTTAAAGCAATTACGCAGTCCAAATCGTCAACCGTTGGATGGGGACTATTTTACGAATAGTCAATCAACGAAAGATGACGATGATAATAGGCAAGATAATTCAGTATTTGAGTCGGATAAAGAAGAAGAATGGGAAGCCGATTCACCGCTTGCTTCAAACTTTGAAAATGAGGCAGAAAATGAGGAAGACCTCTATGAGGATGAACTTTTGGATGATTCCTATGATGAAGCGTACTATACGATGGATTCAACTGATGATGAACCTATAGAAAGAACCACAGATACTGAACCACAACCCTTAGGAAAGAGTGTGGATTGGGATCATGGCTTTATTGATGAAGCTTCCCTAGATGAAGAATCACAGATGGGTGATTGGGATAATGAAGTACTAGAACATCCTTCTGATGAAGTAACCCCTTCTGAATCAGATGCAGCCGATGTCTCTGAACCAGAGGAAAATCCGTTCGTTTACCACTCCATCAGAAATAAATTAAAAGAATCAATTGAAGAAGAAAAGACACAAGATTTTAAAGAAAGAGAAGAACGTAAGAAAAACAGTTTCTTTAAAACCCTCTTCTCAAAAGAAGATGAGGTCCGCTACAGTACACACGAATTAGATGATTTAGACGACTATAATCAATTCAATTCGGAAACCGAAGACTTAGACGAGATATCCGAAGAAGCAACACCTGAATATGATGTGTTTGAAGAAACTGAAGCCGTAGCAGAACCAGAAACCGAAACCGAGACACCTGTGTACAATGAAGATGCCGTTACGATTGATGATTATGAAGAAGATATTTATAGTCAGGTTTCGGCAGCAAACACCGATTTTCAAATGGATGATTTTTTAGATGAAGAGCCCATCGATGAGCCAGCAGGTAATCAAAAACCGTCATTTTTCAGCCGCGTTTTTAAACCGACCCCGACGTCCAGTGAAGATGACAATGAACCTATAAAAGAGGAAGTCAGCGAGGACGACATCAGCATCGATATTGAAGTCGAAACGTCGGAACTATCAGCAGATACCCCTCAACCACAGGAAAAAATGCCACGTAAAGGCAAAAAGGCAAAAAAGAAAAAGAGAAGAAAACAACAACCCCCTCAAATAAATACCTCTGAACCAACACCTGAGGGTGAGCCTGAACTGACTCCGGAAGTAGAAGATGGCGAAACAGATGACTTTGAAACAGATTCAGCGGTAGTACAAGAGGAAGTTTTAGCAGACATTGACAATGACAATGACTTTGACACCTATCCCAGCGATGAAGATGAAATCCAAACAGATGAAGCTGACGATTTAAGTCAACAAGCTAAAGCCTATGGTGAAAAAGTGAGTCAAGCGACCGCTCAATATAGCGAACCATTAATTACTGACCAAAGTTTAAGTGAAGTAAGAGGGCAAGATGATCTAACGATTGAATCAAAAGCTGAAGATCAAATTGAAACCAACTTTACTAAAGGCGCTGCTTGGTTATCCATTGGTAATATCGTCTCAAGAATTATTGGTGCCCTATATGTTATCCCATGGGCCAGTATGTTTGGCGAGGACTATACGCGAGCCAATACACTCTATAGTGTCGGTTATAAACCATATTCCTTGTTCTTAGCCATTGCCACAGCAGGATTCCCAAGTGCTATTGCTAAACAAATGTCATTTTACCATTCGAAGAAAGAATATCGGGTAGCCGATAAGTTGTTTAAAAATAGTATGTATATCATGATAGGAACAGGTTTAGTTTCGGCCTTAATCTTATACATTGCGGCACCATTCTTATCAAGTATGTCAGCAACCGATGACCCAGCCGCTGGAACAATCGTTATTCGTTCTCTGACACCAGCTTTATTGATTTTACCGGCCATGAGTTTATTAAGAGGTTACTTCCAAGGTTTCGATGATATGATACCTACGGCTGTATCACAAATACTTGAACAGTTTGTTAGAGTCATCTACTTATTAGTTGCTACCTATGCCATTATGCAAGTGTTATCGGGTACGGTAACAACAGCGGTAGCTCATTCAACCTTTGCAGCTTTTGTAGGTGCCTTAGTTTCACTCTTGTATTTACTGTTTGTCTATTGGCGTAAACGGCCGCTGATTAAGGAATTAATTAAAGAATCAGCTGATAATATTGAGTTAGACTTTAAACAAAGCGGTAAAATAATGATTATGGATAGTATTCCATTTGTTATTTTAGGTTCAGGTATCATACTTGCACAAATTGTTGACACTTACTCATTTAGACAAATTATCCAAGCAACTTCGACCATGTTATTAAGTGAAATTAGTGAGTTATATGGTGTTTTAAGTCTCGATGTGGACAAATTAGTGATGATTATCATTTCACTAGCTATCGCCATTGCATCTTCATCCGTACCATCGGTGACCAGTTTGTTTGCACAAAAAGATTATCCAAGAACGAGTCGTCTAATTCAAAATATTGTGACTGTCTTTTCCTTTGTTATGTTACCCGCTGCGGTAGGATTAGCTAGTATAGCCAACAATATGTATTTCTTCTTCTACCCAATGGGGAATGAACAAGGTCCAACCATTTTAGTCCTTGGAGCTTACCTAAGTATTGTTTTAGGTGCTTATACGATTCTTTCGACGATTTTACAATCAATGAATTTTAGAAGAGTTGCGGTTAAATATTTACTAATTGGTTTATTAATAAAAGTGGTTTTACAATTCCCGTTTGTGTCACTATTACATGCTAATGGAGCCCAATTAGCTACCTTATTTGCGTTCTTATTTACAACTGCCTTTATGTGGATTAAGATCCATCGGACAATCATTATCGACTATGCGTCTTTAGCTAAAGATTTAGTTGTCATTGTGGTGAGTACGGCCCTAATGGGTATTTCTACATCCTTATGGAATACTGTTTTAGATATGTTGTTTGGACCTGTAGGACGCTTATTAACATTTGTCAAAATTCTCATTGTTGTCCTAATTGGTATGTTTATTTACTTAGGCATTATGGCTTTATTTGGTAAATTAAATATCATATTAGGTTCACGGTTCAAATCATTACAAGATAAATTGCAGGTGTTTTATTAA
- a CDS encoding pseudouridine synthase — protein MRIDRFLANEGLGSRKEVKQLIKAGLVKINHQLVESPNQQLSVETDEVSVNDHIIAYQPYVYIMLNKPQDVVSATQDKLHPTVIDCLDGSYGHLELFPVGRLDIDTTGLLLLTNDGKLAHQLLAPKNKVPKTYAATIKGQVNEQDKLAFEHGLDLGDFVTQPANLQILAFDEVTNHTLIQTTIIEGKFHQVKRMFQKVGKEVIQLKRISMGSLVLDERLAESEWRELSPSELQHLMQDM, from the coding sequence ATGCGGATTGATCGTTTTTTAGCTAATGAAGGCTTAGGATCACGAAAAGAAGTTAAACAACTCATAAAGGCTGGATTAGTTAAAATTAATCATCAACTAGTTGAGTCACCCAATCAGCAATTGTCTGTTGAAACAGATGAAGTGTCAGTGAACGACCATATTATTGCCTATCAACCTTATGTTTATATCATGTTAAATAAGCCGCAAGATGTGGTTAGTGCCACCCAAGACAAATTGCATCCAACGGTGATTGATTGCTTAGATGGTAGCTATGGTCATTTAGAATTATTTCCCGTCGGTCGATTAGATATCGATACGACGGGGTTGCTATTACTCACTAACGATGGGAAATTAGCTCACCAACTTTTAGCACCCAAAAATAAAGTGCCTAAAACCTATGCGGCTACCATTAAAGGTCAAGTTAACGAACAAGATAAACTAGCCTTTGAACATGGTTTAGATTTAGGGGATTTTGTCACTCAACCTGCTAACTTACAAATTTTGGCTTTTGATGAAGTGACCAATCACACACTAATCCAAACCACCATCATTGAAGGCAAATTTCATCAAGTCAAACGAATGTTTCAAAAAGTCGGGAAAGAAGTGATCCAACTGAAACGGATTAGCATGGGGTCTCTGGTTCTTGACGAACGTTTAGCAGAAAGTGAATGGCGCGAATTAAGCCCTTCAGAACTTCAACATTTAATGCAAGATATGTAG
- the pepV gene encoding dipeptidase PepV — translation MMVNWLEEVEKRQEALIDDLFRLLRIDSVRDDAKATPEAPVGPGPKAALEEFLKMAQEDGFETKQFGPWAGRIEIGSGDELMGILGHVDVVPAGSGWETDPFEPVIKDDRIYARGSSDDKGPTVAAYFAIKILRELGVEFNKRVHLIVGTDEESGWQCMDYYFKEAEMPDFGFSPDASFPIINGEKGNTSAIFTFPKPEETAMGYTLVQFKAGLRPNMVPEDAKAVIEGSNLEFIQEAFDTFIGQQEDVTGESTLTDNSIELTVYGKSAHGSTPSKGINAATYLATILQKFEFNSQSAGDFVHLIGQLLHQNFDGSKLGVDHHHDVMGDVSMNVGIVNFDRLTGGSINANFRYPEGTDPETMLSQILTAVEGFDVEVKMTDAKEPHYVPATDPLVETLLDVYHTQTGFEAHEQSIGGGTYGRLMPRGVAYGALFPDSIDTMHQANEFLAIKDLTRATAIYAEAIYRLTR, via the coding sequence ATAATGGTTAATTGGTTAGAAGAAGTAGAAAAAAGACAAGAGGCATTAATCGATGATTTATTCCGTTTATTAAGAATTGATTCTGTCCGTGATGATGCTAAAGCAACGCCGGAAGCACCCGTTGGGCCTGGACCTAAAGCTGCTTTAGAAGAGTTTTTGAAAATGGCTCAAGAAGATGGTTTTGAAACCAAACAATTTGGACCTTGGGCTGGACGGATTGAAATAGGTTCAGGTGATGAATTGATGGGGATTTTAGGTCATGTGGATGTTGTCCCGGCAGGTAGCGGTTGGGAAACTGATCCTTTTGAACCTGTTATAAAAGACGACCGCATTTATGCTAGAGGTTCTAGTGATGATAAGGGTCCAACGGTAGCAGCTTATTTTGCTATTAAAATATTACGTGAATTAGGCGTTGAATTTAATAAGCGTGTGCACCTCATTGTGGGGACGGATGAAGAGAGTGGTTGGCAATGTATGGACTACTACTTCAAAGAAGCTGAAATGCCTGATTTTGGTTTTTCACCGGACGCGTCTTTCCCAATTATTAATGGTGAAAAAGGGAATACATCAGCGATATTTACTTTTCCTAAACCTGAAGAAACAGCGATGGGTTATACGTTAGTTCAATTTAAAGCGGGTTTACGTCCAAATATGGTGCCGGAAGATGCTAAAGCGGTCATCGAAGGCTCTAATTTAGAATTTATCCAAGAGGCTTTTGATACCTTCATTGGCCAACAAGAGGATGTTACAGGCGAATCAACACTTACAGACAATTCCATTGAATTAACCGTTTATGGTAAATCCGCCCATGGTTCAACTCCAAGTAAAGGAATCAATGCGGCTACGTATTTAGCAACGATTTTACAAAAATTTGAATTTAATAGCCAATCAGCCGGAGATTTCGTGCATTTAATCGGTCAATTATTGCATCAAAATTTTGACGGTTCTAAATTAGGTGTCGACCATCATCATGATGTGATGGGGGACGTCAGCATGAATGTGGGTATCGTTAATTTTGACCGCCTTACTGGGGGGAGTATTAACGCTAATTTTCGTTATCCCGAAGGGACTGACCCTGAAACGATGTTAAGTCAAATTTTAACGGCAGTTGAAGGTTTTGACGTTGAAGTTAAAATGACGGATGCTAAGGAACCGCACTATGTACCGGCGACTGATCCCTTAGTTGAGACTTTATTAGATGTTTACCATACACAAACAGGCTTTGAAGCGCATGAACAAAGTATTGGTGGCGGGACTTATGGACGCTTAATGCCACGCGGTGTTGCTTACGGTGCTTTATTCCCCGACTCCATTGACACTATGCACCAAGCCAATGAATTTTTAGCAATTAAAGACTTAACCCGTGCAACGGCTATTTATGCTGAAGCCATTTACCGTTTAACCCGATGA
- a CDS encoding TrmH family RNA methyltransferase: MKPLEVTIKSKQNQQLKAWRKLKTSKGRQKAQRYLIEGWHLVEEAILSKAAIDKIIVSEANLALFNETFPTLNHPIEVLADFLVADLAETETSQGIFAVLAMATAKESWQPLANKYLLIDQVQDPGNLGTLIRTADAAGFDGIIIGDGTVDMYNDKVIRATQGSLWHLDIQQMALEKAIPLLQTHAVPVLATALYQKAIDYRTLDKTNPKVAIIVGNEGRGVQPTILEQADHLIYIPMYGKAESLNVAIAAAILMFHFV; this comes from the coding sequence ATGAAACCATTAGAAGTAACGATTAAGTCTAAACAAAATCAACAACTAAAAGCTTGGCGCAAATTAAAAACCAGTAAAGGTAGACAAAAAGCTCAACGTTATTTGATTGAAGGTTGGCATTTAGTTGAAGAGGCGATATTATCAAAGGCTGCGATTGATAAAATTATTGTGAGTGAGGCTAATTTAGCCCTGTTTAACGAAACATTTCCTACCCTTAATCATCCCATCGAAGTCTTAGCCGACTTTTTAGTGGCTGATTTAGCTGAAACCGAAACGTCACAAGGAATCTTTGCAGTCCTTGCCATGGCAACCGCTAAGGAAAGCTGGCAACCCCTCGCCAATAAATATCTCCTTATTGACCAAGTGCAAGATCCAGGCAATTTAGGGACCCTTATTCGAACGGCTGATGCAGCAGGTTTTGATGGAATTATCATCGGCGACGGTACAGTTGACATGTATAACGATAAAGTTATTCGTGCGACCCAAGGATCGTTGTGGCATTTAGATATACAACAAATGGCGTTAGAAAAAGCCATCCCACTTTTACAAACACATGCCGTTCCAGTTTTAGCTACGGCCCTGTATCAAAAGGCGATTGATTATCGCACCCTTGATAAAACAAACCCTAAAGTGGCTATCATTGTCGGTAATGAAGGTCGTGGTGTACAACCAACTATATTGGAGCAAGCCGACCACTTAATCTACATACCGATGTATGGAAAGGCTGAATCTTTGAATGTTGCGATTGCAGCGGCTATTTTAATGTTTCATTTTGTCTGA
- a CDS encoding HD domain-containing protein produces the protein MTTKWQSDADYLLLIEDLMETVDVQRLESFVHHKVTNRLAHSLSVSYRSYRWAKRLNLDTRAIARAGLLHDLFFYEGCDKHEVGGKGHNYEHPRIALANALKITELSDKEQDIIVKHMFGTTLAAPKYAESFIVSLIDKQCSIMEVTGGLKDLLVNKYHTATSFFSRRLAYSAANYNNQNQSYMDIDE, from the coding sequence ATGACGACTAAATGGCAATCAGATGCTGACTATCTATTATTAATAGAAGATTTAATGGAAACTGTAGACGTTCAAAGATTGGAGTCTTTCGTACACCATAAAGTGACTAATCGATTAGCTCATTCACTCTCAGTTTCATACCGAAGCTATCGTTGGGCCAAACGTTTAAATTTGGACACACGGGCAATCGCCAGAGCGGGATTGTTACATGACCTATTCTTTTATGAAGGCTGTGACAAACACGAAGTAGGTGGTAAAGGGCATAACTATGAGCATCCAAGAATTGCTTTAGCTAATGCATTAAAAATTACGGAATTAAGTGATAAAGAACAAGATATTATCGTTAAACATATGTTTGGAACAACCCTAGCTGCCCCTAAGTATGCTGAAAGTTTTATCGTAAGTTTGATTGATAAACAATGTTCTATCATGGAAGTTACCGGTGGACTTAAAGATCTTCTCGTGAATAAATACCACACGGCAACGTCGTTTTTTTCACGGCGCTTAGCTTATAGTGCTGCTAACTATAACAACCAAAATCAATCCTATATGGATATTGACGAATAA
- the pheS gene encoding phenylalanine--tRNA ligase subunit alpha: MEATASTDLEASQTLKALDQVRIKYIGKKGHLTDVSKAMKALSNEERPLLGQAMNQFKDMFNQHFEKRKTELEEQALIETLAAEKIDVTLPGRQAARGSRHIITQIMEEIEDLFIGMGYQVIEGPEVETDSYNFEKMNLPKNHPARDMQDTFYVDEETLLRTHTSPVQARTMEQHNFEKDGPLKMISPGKVFRRDTDDATHSHQFHQIEGLVVDEKITLADLKGTLLQFVQALFGEERDIRLRPSYFPFTEPSVEVDVSCFKCGGEGCSVCKQTGWIEILGAGVVHPHVLEMSGIDPNKYSGFAFGLGQERVAMLKYNVDDIRHFYQNDLRFLTQFKGGDY; encoded by the coding sequence ATGGAAGCAACGGCTAGTACTGATTTAGAAGCTAGTCAAACTTTAAAAGCTTTAGATCAAGTTCGTATAAAATATATTGGAAAAAAAGGCCACTTAACCGACGTTTCTAAAGCGATGAAAGCTTTAAGTAATGAAGAACGACCACTGTTAGGTCAAGCCATGAATCAATTTAAAGATATGTTTAACCAACATTTTGAAAAAAGAAAAACGGAACTTGAAGAACAGGCTTTAATCGAAACACTAGCAGCTGAAAAGATAGATGTGACTTTACCCGGTAGACAAGCTGCCCGCGGTAGTCGTCATATCATTACACAGATTATGGAAGAGATTGAAGATTTATTTATTGGGATGGGTTATCAAGTTATTGAAGGACCTGAAGTTGAAACGGATTCTTACAATTTTGAAAAAATGAATTTACCGAAAAACCATCCAGCGCGTGATATGCAAGATACCTTTTATGTTGATGAAGAAACACTTTTACGGACACATACATCACCTGTTCAAGCGCGTACCATGGAGCAACATAATTTTGAAAAAGATGGTCCCTTAAAGATGATCAGCCCAGGCAAGGTTTTCCGTCGTGATACCGATGATGCTACACATTCGCATCAATTTCATCAAATCGAAGGCCTCGTGGTTGACGAAAAAATTACGTTAGCCGATCTAAAAGGGACATTGTTACAATTTGTTCAAGCTTTGTTTGGTGAAGAGCGTGACATACGCTTACGTCCTTCCTATTTTCCTTTTACGGAACCTTCTGTTGAAGTTGATGTTTCGTGTTTTAAATGTGGGGGCGAAGGTTGTTCCGTATGTAAGCAAACAGGTTGGATTGAAATTTTAGGAGCGGGTGTCGTTCATCCTCATGTTTTAGAAATGTCAGGCATCGATCCAAATAAATACTCCGGTTTTGCCTTTGGTTTAGGCCAAGAACGGGTTGCGATGCTGAAGTACAATGTCGATGATATCCGTCATTTCTATCAAAATGATTTACGCTTTTTAACACAATTCAAAGGAGGGGATTATTAA
- the pheT gene encoding phenylalanine--tRNA ligase subunit beta, with amino-acid sequence MQLSMEWLNDFLDLSNWSGQQLADAMSLTGIEVEGVENFADNLSHLVVGQVVELAPMPESDHLKITQVDVGGDNLLQIVCGAPNVYQGAKVITAIDGAQLPGGIQITKTQLRGVESNGMLCSLQEIGFSDRVVAKKYADGIFILPEDTPIGVDVIEYLKLDDPILELSITPNRADALSMRGSAYEVGAIVEQHPQFELFETERLISHSPRLDDVTIEIESPDLSESYQLRLIENVTIKESPLWLQVRLMKAGIRPINNVVDATNYFLLLYGQPMHAFDYDQLKSKHIKVKKAVDGSRFTTLDGVERLLTANDVLIKADDEPIALAGVMGGLDSEVTDTTQHVLLETAVFNPLNVRQTSKQFNLRSESSLRFEKGINLATITESGEQAAVFIANLTAGQAVESYKEASTLEVTDKEIEVPFAAIKNKLGIEMNQDELVSIFDRLDFKVVIDNDSFTVTIPPRRWDINIEADVLEEIARIYGYDKIPVTLPIVPNTPGKLSTRKKRIRQIRHIFEGFGLNEVISYVLTSEAEAQLIHSNTYPFVKLAFPMSEERSILRQSLFASFLEIAQYNRARKNSPLAFYEVGKVFYNQGRNIQPIEAERLAIMLSGSQQSRNWFGEATSVDFYTIKGMLDTYFATIRLDKAISYQANEAMTAMHPGRTADIILDGAVIGFVGQIHPTVAKNHDLEDSTFFAELDLDAIFNYQTEPIIQSPIPKYPAISRDIALLVNDNQTHASLETLIYEQASSLLKSIELFDLYQGESIQSGKVSLAYHLTFQDPNRTLTDDDVNQEMTKITQALLTIDGLEIR; translated from the coding sequence ATGCAATTATCCATGGAATGGTTAAATGATTTTTTAGATTTATCTAATTGGTCAGGTCAACAACTAGCGGATGCTATGTCTTTGACAGGTATCGAAGTTGAAGGGGTGGAAAATTTTGCTGACAACCTCTCACATTTAGTGGTTGGTCAAGTGGTGGAATTAGCTCCTATGCCAGAGAGTGACCATTTAAAAATTACACAAGTAGATGTTGGTGGGGATAACTTATTACAAATCGTTTGTGGTGCTCCCAATGTTTATCAAGGGGCAAAAGTAATTACAGCTATTGATGGGGCACAGTTACCCGGTGGCATTCAAATTACTAAAACACAATTGCGCGGTGTGGAATCTAACGGTATGCTATGTTCCTTACAAGAAATTGGCTTTAGTGATCGCGTCGTTGCGAAAAAATATGCCGATGGGATATTTATTTTGCCTGAAGACACACCGATTGGTGTTGATGTCATTGAGTATTTAAAATTAGATGATCCTATTTTAGAGTTGTCAATCACACCCAACCGGGCTGATGCTTTAAGCATGCGGGGGTCGGCTTATGAGGTAGGAGCTATTGTCGAACAACATCCTCAATTTGAGTTGTTTGAAACCGAACGGCTTATCAGTCACTCGCCACGTTTGGATGATGTAACCATTGAGATTGAAAGTCCAGATTTATCTGAGTCGTATCAATTACGTTTAATCGAAAATGTCACGATTAAAGAAAGTCCATTATGGCTACAAGTTCGGTTGATGAAAGCGGGCATACGTCCGATTAATAATGTGGTGGATGCGACCAATTATTTCCTACTACTATATGGTCAGCCAATGCATGCTTTTGATTATGATCAATTAAAGAGCAAACACATTAAGGTTAAAAAAGCCGTGGACGGCAGTCGTTTTACTACCTTAGATGGCGTAGAACGCCTATTAACTGCTAATGATGTTCTGATTAAAGCCGACGATGAACCAATTGCCCTAGCAGGTGTTATGGGAGGTTTGGATTCGGAAGTAACGGATACGACCCAACATGTTTTACTAGAAACGGCCGTTTTTAATCCGTTGAATGTTAGACAAACATCGAAGCAATTTAATTTACGTTCAGAATCAAGTTTACGTTTTGAAAAGGGCATTAATCTGGCGACGATTACAGAATCAGGTGAACAAGCAGCGGTATTTATTGCGAATTTAACAGCTGGTCAAGCGGTTGAATCCTATAAAGAAGCGAGTACTTTAGAAGTTACCGACAAGGAAATAGAGGTCCCATTTGCAGCCATCAAAAACAAACTAGGCATTGAAATGAACCAAGACGAGTTGGTAAGTATTTTTGATCGCCTCGATTTTAAAGTCGTCATTGATAACGACAGCTTTACGGTGACCATCCCACCAAGACGTTGGGATATTAATATTGAAGCGGATGTTTTAGAGGAAATCGCACGTATTTATGGTTACGATAAAATACCTGTAACCTTACCCATAGTGCCAAATACCCCAGGTAAATTGAGTACACGTAAGAAACGGATTCGTCAAATCCGCCATATCTTTGAAGGTTTTGGCCTCAATGAAGTGATTAGTTACGTTTTAACGTCTGAGGCTGAAGCGCAGTTAATTCATTCAAATACCTATCCTTTTGTTAAATTAGCCTTCCCAATGAGTGAAGAACGTTCTATACTACGTCAGAGCTTGTTTGCTAGTTTCCTAGAAATAGCACAATATAACCGTGCCCGTAAAAATAGCCCGTTAGCTTTTTATGAAGTCGGTAAAGTCTTTTACAATCAAGGTAGAAATATTCAGCCAATAGAAGCCGAACGACTAGCCATAATGCTTTCTGGTTCGCAACAATCTAGAAATTGGTTTGGTGAAGCAACTAGCGTTGATTTTTATACCATCAAAGGCATGCTAGATACTTATTTTGCAACGATTCGATTAGATAAAGCCATTTCATACCAAGCTAACGAAGCGATGACCGCCATGCATCCAGGACGGACGGCTGACATTATACTTGATGGAGCTGTGATTGGCTTTGTTGGTCAAATTCATCCAACAGTAGCCAAAAATCATGACTTAGAAGATAGTACTTTCTTTGCCGAATTGGATTTAGACGCTATCTTTAATTATCAAACAGAGCCAATTATTCAAAGTCCAATCCCTAAATATCCAGCCATTTCACGGGACATTGCCCTGTTAGTTAATGACAACCAAACACACGCTAGTCTTGAAACCCTTATTTATGAACAGGCTAGTTCATTGCTTAAATCCATTGAATTGTTTGATTTGTATCAAGGCGAGTCCATTCAAAGTGGTAAAGTATCATTGGCTTACCATTTAACCTTCCAAGATCCGAATCGAACATTAACCGATGACGATGTGAATCAGGAAATGACTAAAATTACACAAGCCCTATTAACGATTGATGGTTTAGAAATCCGTTAA
- a CDS encoding metallophosphoesterase, whose amino-acid sequence MRLGFISDLHIDVNPQATAEDYFDALVEIIKQMRLDMFFIGGDVANHYSLTLSFVENLQTQLHIPVYFIPGNHDYWQMEGIELTGNQIHTKFVQHPQSLLNKPLKLNLDVGLVGHVAWYNHAYHAPGFSEAELDAGKYRHGRWQDKAYIEWEQSDKELSSQFAKEIQADIEAVGSKQIILLTHMITYPGFVVPMPHKVFDFFNAFIATDDILPFYHHYPITHSIMGHVHFRAQRDYQQTKMIVNSLGYGRQWWTKSLREELKQSIYVINV is encoded by the coding sequence ATGCGACTAGGTTTTATCTCGGACTTACATATTGATGTAAATCCTCAAGCAACAGCTGAAGACTATTTTGACGCTTTGGTTGAAATCATCAAGCAAATGCGTTTAGATATGTTTTTTATTGGCGGCGACGTCGCCAATCATTATTCACTAACACTATCGTTTGTTGAAAACCTTCAAACACAATTACATATCCCTGTCTATTTTATCCCTGGTAATCATGACTATTGGCAAATGGAGGGGATTGAACTAACAGGCAATCAAATCCATACTAAATTTGTTCAACATCCCCAGTCTTTATTAAATAAACCCTTAAAGCTTAACTTAGACGTGGGGCTTGTTGGTCATGTAGCTTGGTATAATCATGCTTACCACGCACCAGGCTTTAGTGAGGCAGAGTTAGATGCAGGTAAGTACCGTCATGGACGTTGGCAAGATAAAGCTTATATTGAATGGGAACAATCAGACAAAGAACTCTCGAGTCAATTTGCTAAAGAAATACAAGCAGATATAGAAGCCGTCGGGTCTAAGCAGATAATCTTATTAACCCATATGATTACCTATCCAGGGTTTGTTGTTCCGATGCCTCATAAAGTCTTTGATTTCTTTAATGCCTTTATAGCTACGGATGATATTTTACCATTTTATCATCACTATCCTATCACACATAGTATTATGGGACATGTGCATTTTAGGGCACAAAGGGATTATCAACAAACGAAAATGATTGTTAATTCCTTAGGCTATGGCCGACAATGGTGGACAAAAAGTTTACGGGAAGAGCTTAAACAAAGTATTTATGTGATTAATGTCTAG